The proteins below come from a single Esox lucius isolate fEsoLuc1 chromosome 7, fEsoLuc1.pri, whole genome shotgun sequence genomic window:
- the LOC105023941 gene encoding protein FAM122A, whose protein sequence is MERMEVDQCAGATTGTGGGALRRSNSAPMITSVSDGMAVFSPINSARYRRSSVSVNPSCPSRAIPLSPFSLAGERQDHKKQEENLEMTLRGSLQRLSASSLVPPPVSHWHDQSSGGFHSQDSGVTPNSSPSPTRRFRGPAVSSTVRWPALTPLKRKGGVESDGPPKKLFVAGVTDPAHRTSYTVSVSQASADSPTGGGSACGVSPQGSPLSPPSFTSHHHNI, encoded by the exons ATGGAACGAATGGAAGTGGACCAGTGCGCAGGCGCAACGACCGGGACCGGAGGCGGAGCTCTTCGTAGATCGAACAGCGCCCCTATGATCACCAGCGTCAG TGATGGCATGGCAGTGTTTAGTCCAATTAATTCAGCCCGGTATCGGCGGAGCAGTGTTTCTGTCAACCCCAGCTGTCCGTCTCgg gcCATCCCCCTGTCACCTTTTTCGTTGGCCGGTGAGAGACAGGACCACAAAAAGCAG GAAGAGAATCTGGAGATGACACTCAGGGGGAGTCTGCAGAGACTGAG TGCCTCCAGTCTGGTCCCTCCTCCTGTCAGTCACTGGCATGATCAATCATCAGGG GGATTCCATTCACAGGACAGTGGGGTCACACCCAATTCCTCCCCTAGTCCAACTCGAAGGTTTAGGGG GCCTGCAGTCAGCTCTACTGTGCGATGGCCTGCCCTGACTCCACTGAAAAGGAAAG GAGGAGTGGAGTCTGATGGCCCACCCAAGAAGCTGTTTGTTGCCGGGGTAACAGATCCTGCTCATCGGACAAGTTACACAGTCAG TGTGTCCCAGGCATCTGCGGACTCTCCCACAGGTGGTGGGTCTGCGTGTGGTGTCAGTCCCCAGGGTAgtcccctgtctcccccttcttttACCTCTCACCACCACAACATCTAA
- the LOC117592739 gene encoding P2Y purinoceptor 3, producing MRISQASNTTVNSSATGALTPLTQSPPFLPSPCSIDESYKYIFLPLCYSLNFFFSLTLNSVVLVRSCRHNSGCRHGNAPRRWTTSLIYMVNLATTDLMYGLSLPFLVASYVLKDRWVFGDFMCRLVRFLFYFNLYCSIFFLTCISIHRYLGICHPMRTITMESKRAVRGTCVMVWVVVFLLTCPIFRFAQTGYVVREGGGGGREGQWGNGSEDEGGTERVDGGPNGFVNCWDDATDKEFADYVPYGLVLHLLGFFVPFTIIAWCYSQVVRTIFRTLYSPSSFQMGADKKGGDGGSEGRRERTSISISSSQHSYFIRRRRKSIKTIVTITLLFALCFLPFHVTRTLFLLLRRGQMGGCNAMKTISICYKVTRPLAACNAWLNALLYFLTGDKSGPCCDTTSQHDHPRHPTLWSLRILRRDRVGDKEVKGEKAEKEREREIRQDKDSKSSGIVL from the coding sequence ATGAGGATAAGCCAAGCATCCAACACCACAGTGAACTCCTCTGCAACAGGGGCCCTCACCCCCTTAACCCAGTCACCCCCTTTCCTTCCATCTCCTTGCAGTATCGACGAGTCCTACAAGTACATCTTCCTCCCACTCTGCTACTCCCTCAATTTCTTCTTCAGCCTGACTCTCAACTCTGTTGTCCTGGTACGCTCCTGCCGTCATAACAGTGGCTGTCGCCACGGCAATGCCCCCCGGCGCTGGACCACCTCTCTGATCTACATGGTAAACCTGGCCACCACAGACCTGATGTACGGCCTGTCCCTGCCCTTTCTCGTGGCCAGCTACGTGCTGAAGGACCGCTGGGTGTTCGGGGACTTCATGTGTCGTCTGGTTCGTTTCCTGTTCTACTTCAACCTCTACTGCTCCATCTTTTTCCTCACCTGCATCTCCATCCATCGCTACCTGGGCATCTGCCACCCCATGAGGACCATCACCATGGAGAGCAAGAGGGCTGTGAGGGGGACCTGCGTCATGGTGTGGGTGGTGGTGTTCTTGCTTACTTGTCCCATCTTCAGGTTTGCCCAGACGGGATATGTGGTGAGAgagggtggtggaggagggagagaaggacagTGGGGAAATGGGTCTGAGGATGAGGGAGGCACAGAGCGTGTTGATGGTGGCCCCAATGGGTTTGTGAACTGTTGGGACGATGCTACCGATAAAGAGTTTGCGGACTACGTCCCCTACGGACTCGTCCTGCATTTGCTCGGCTTCTTCGTCCCATTTACCATCATAGCCTGGTGCTACTCGCAGGTAGTCAGAACCATCTTCCGGACCCTCTACTCACCGTCCAGTTTCCAGATGGGGGCAGACAAGAAGGGTGGTGATGGAGGATCAGAGGGGCGTAGGGAGAGGACCTCCATCTCCATATCTAGCTCACAGCACTCCTATTTCATCCGCAGGCGCCGCAAGTCCATCAAAACCATTGTCACGATCACTCTTCTGTTCGCCCTCTGCTTCCTCCCCTTCCACGTGACCAGGACACTGTTCCTGCTCCTCCGGAGAGGTCAGATGGGGGGTTGCAATGCCATGAAGACGATCTCCATCTGTTACAAAGTCACTAGGCCCCTGGCTGCTTGTAACGCCTGGCTGAATGCTCTTCTGTACTTCCTCACTGGAGACAAAAGTGGCCCCTGCTGTGACACGACTAGTCAACATGACCACCCACGCCACCCCACGCTGTGGTCCCTGAGAAtcctgaggagagacagagtgggagacaaggaggtgaagggagaaaaggcggaaaaggagagggagagggagatacGTCAGGACAAGGACTCAAAGTCTTCTGGGATTGTCTTGTAG